A region of Epinephelus fuscoguttatus linkage group LG1, E.fuscoguttatus.final_Chr_v1 DNA encodes the following proteins:
- the alas1 gene encoding 5-aminolevulinate synthase, nonspecific, mitochondrial codes for MDVIVRRCPFLARMPQAFFQQSKKSMVVYAQRCPIMMELASKPMAPSMARALCSSSSSSSYERTEDTMSASEGPKQEEEPKLPACHPVVPSGQTAASKCPFLAAEMGQKNSSVVRQVSMEFQEDVQEVRTVQKEVSPAQLDKPSLVSTIKRSGGDQANLMKTLLKQRPKNVSHLLQDNLPGSLSRYQYDDFFEKKIEEKKSDHTYRVFKTVNRLANEFPMADDFTGSLEEKREVSVWCSNDYLGMSRHPRVVQSIMDTLRKHGSGAGGTRNISGTSKFHVELEQELADLHKKDAALLFTSCFVANDSTLFTLAKMLPGCEIYSDAGNHASMIQGIRNSGAKKFIFRHNDVAHLRELLLKGDPTKPKIVAFETVHSMDGAVCPLEEMCDVAHEFGAITFVDEVHAVGLYGARGGGIGDRDGIMHKMDIISGTLGKAFGCVGGYIASTAALVDTVRSYAAGFIFTTSLPPMLLHGARTSIQILKGEEGRALRRKHQRNVKLLRQMLMDSGLPVVHCPSHIIPVRVSNAEKNTEVCDLMMSRHNIYVQAINYPTVARGEELLRIAPTPHHTPEMMKYFVERLVHTWKEVGLDLKPHSSAECTFCQQPLHFEVMSEREKSYFSGLSHLISACA; via the exons ATGGATGTGATCGTGCGACGCTGCCCGTTCCTGGCTCGTATGCCCCAGGCTTTCTTCCAGCAGTCCAAAAAGTCAATGGTGGTTTACGCCCAGCGGTGCCCTATCATGATGGAGCTTGCCTCTAAACCAATGGCTCCATCTATGGCAAGggccctctgctcctcctcctcctcctcctcctatgaGAGGACCGAGGACACCATGTCTGCTAGTGAAG GCCCCAAACAGGAAGAGGAGCCCAAGCTGCCTGCCTGCCACCCTGTGGTACCCTCAGGCCAGACAGCAGCCTCCAAATGCCCTTTCCTGGCTGCTGAGATGGGCCAGAAGAACAGCAGTGTGGTCCGCCAGGTCAGCATGGAGTTCCAAGAGGATGTTCAGGAAGTCCGCACTGTtcagaaag AGGTGTCCCCTGCCCAGCTGGATAAGCCGTCCCTGGTCAGTACCATTAAGAGAAGCGGAGGAGATCAAGCTAATTTGATGAAGACCCTCCTGAAGCAGCGACCTAAAAATGTCTCCCACTTGCTGCAGGACAACCTGCCAGGCAGTT TGTCCCGCTACCAATACGACGACTTTTTTGAGAAGAAGAtagaagagaagaagagtgaCCACACGTACCGTGTGTTCAAGACTGTGAATCGTCTGGCCAACGAGTTCCCCATGGCCGACGACTTTACCGGCTCTTtagaggagaagagggaggtGTCCGTTTGGTGCAGCAACGACTACCTGGGCATGAGTCGACACCCACGGGTCGTGCAGTCCATTAT GGATACTTTACGAAAGCATGGCTCAGGGGCAGGAGGCACCAGGAACATCTCTGGGACCAGTAAATTCCACGTGGAACTGGAACAAGAGCTGGCTGACCTTCACAAGAAGGACGCAGCACTGCTCTTCACCTCCTGCTTTGTTGCCAATGACTCCACCCTCTTCACCCTCGCCAAGATGCTACCTG GTTGTGAGATCTACTCTGATGCGGGGAACCACGCCTCAATGATCCAGGGTATACGAAACAGTGGTGCTAAGAAATTTATATTCCGCCATAATGATGTCGCCCATCTTCGAGAGCTTCTACTGAAAGGAGACCCCACGAAACCGAAGATAGTGGCCTTTGAGACCGTCCATTCTATGGACG GTGCTGTGTGCCCGCTGGAGGAGATGTGCGATGTGGCCCACGAGTTTGGCGCCATTACCTTCGTAGATGAGGTTCATGCTGTGGGCCTGTACGGCGCAAGAGGAGGGGGCATCGGAGACAGGGATGGCATCATGCACAAGATGGATATCATCTCCGGGACACTAG GCAAGGCCTTTGGTTGTGTGGGTGGGTACATCGCGAGCACCGCCGCCCTGGTGGACACGGTGCGTTCATATGCTGCTGGtttcatcttcaccacctctctGCCACCGATGCTGTTACACGGAGCCAGGACCTCAATCCAGATTCTTAAAGGGGAAGAAGGTCGTGCTCTGAGACGCAAACACCAGCGCAACGTCAAGCTGCTCAGGCAAATGCTGATGGATTCGGGCCTGCCAGTGGTGCACTGCCCCAGCCACATCATCCCAGTCCgg GTATCGAATGctgagaaaaacacagaggtATGTGACCTCATGATGAGTCGCCACAACATTTATGTGCAAGCCATCAACTACCCCACTGTTGCCAGGGGAGAAGAGCTTCTGCGTATCGCCCCAACGCCTCACCACACCCCTGAGATGATGAAATACTTTGTTG AGAGGCTGGTGCACACCTGGAAGGAGGTGGGCCTGGATCTGAAGCCCCACTCGTCAGCAGAGTGCACGTTCTGCCAGCAGCCGCTGCACTTTGAGGTGATGAGCGAGCGCGAAAAGTCTTACTTCAGTGGCCTTAGCCACCTCATCTCAGCCTGCGCATAA